A region from the Melioribacteraceae bacterium 4301-Me genome encodes:
- a CDS encoding guanosine monophosphate reductase — MKVYTKEELNNYELSLTYDDISLLPTEVSQIKSRTDITIKSEFLGVKISIPVISSPMDTVTGITMASELSSLGAIGIVNRFDSSLKEIFSNHKVVNSDNNVNGIKAVSIGLNSEEELIEKLAERKFIICIDTANANNSSVLKKCEQIKKKYDVKIIVGNIASGSTLKSLVDAGADAVRVGIGGGSVCTTSVQTGIGIGQVSSILDVYFTRKEQRLKIALIADGGIKSAGDVVKAIALGSDMVMLGRMLAGTKETPGEVIKYNDQLWKKYRGSASFGVKMKSEFIEGEETMVPYKGPVKNVINSISDGLKSAMSYMNCLSLEELQEKAKFVVLSNSSYIERLPKK, encoded by the coding sequence ATGAAAGTCTACACTAAAGAAGAATTAAATAATTATGAACTCTCTTTAACCTACGATGATATTAGTCTACTTCCTACAGAAGTATCACAAATAAAAAGCAGAACTGATATAACAATTAAATCAGAATTTTTAGGAGTCAAGATTAGCATACCTGTAATTTCCAGTCCAATGGATACAGTAACAGGTATAACTATGGCCTCTGAACTTTCATCTTTAGGTGCAATTGGTATTGTAAACAGGTTTGATTCCTCATTAAAAGAAATCTTTTCAAACCACAAAGTGGTCAATTCTGATAATAACGTAAATGGAATCAAGGCTGTTTCAATTGGTTTAAACTCCGAAGAAGAACTAATAGAAAAATTAGCTGAGAGGAAGTTCATCATTTGTATTGACACTGCTAACGCTAATAACTCATCTGTGCTAAAAAAATGTGAGCAAATAAAGAAAAAATATGATGTAAAAATAATAGTCGGCAATATTGCAAGCGGGTCAACCTTAAAAAGCTTGGTCGATGCTGGTGCAGATGCGGTGAGGGTAGGAATTGGAGGTGGAAGCGTTTGTACAACTTCTGTACAAACGGGCATTGGAATTGGCCAGGTTTCATCTATACTTGATGTTTACTTTACACGCAAAGAACAGAGACTAAAAATTGCTCTAATTGCCGATGGCGGAATAAAAAGTGCAGGTGACGTGGTTAAAGCAATTGCGCTGGGTTCTGACATGGTAATGTTAGGCAGAATGCTTGCTGGGACAAAAGAAACACCCGGCGAAGTAATTAAATATAATGACCAACTTTGGAAAAAATACCGCGGCTCTGCTTCATTTGGTGTTAAAATGAAAAGTGAATTTATAGAAGGCGAGGAAACTATGGTCCCTTATAAAGGTCCTGTTAAAAATGTTATTAACAGTATTTCTGATGGATTAAAAAGCGCAATGAGCTATATGAATTGTTTATCACTTGAAGAGCTGCAAGAAAA
- the pepF gene encoding oligoendopeptidase F, producing the protein MGTITFLWSQSAKAQKETLELPTRDKIEAKYKWNLADIYADDNQWEKDFKWLENAITEYKKYEGKLSQSAKMLKECLELDEKVGTKLSQAYNYASMSKDLDLTNATYQDMYDKISTLASKLSAASAFIKPEILSIPEEKLWEYVNNDSYLKIYKHYFENILRMKPHTLSKNEEELLALASPLEEVPYNAFGYFSNADIQFPIVKDPEGNDVQISHGRYYAALESTNRDYRERVYKGYYKPFIEYKNTLSALFTGNIKGLIFNAKARKYNSTREASLTPNNIPLSVYDNLITTVNQNLEPMHRWAILKKRVLKLDELHPYDSYVTLFPSVQKKYSFDEAKNIVIEALKPLGEDYIKNLKTAFDNRWIDVYETKGKRSGAYSSGTIIGVHPYVLLNWNNTLDDVFTLAHEMGHNMHSYYTEKNQPYPYADYSIFIAEVASTLNEALLLDYLIEHAKSKEEKMALIEKNLNSITTTFYRQTNFAEMEKTANEMMEKGESLTPDKLCKLNGELYQKYWGLAMTVDEEESYSWARIPHYYYNFYVYQYATSYAASQALIEKIKIEGKPAIEKYLSFLKAGNSKYPIDVLNDAGVDMRTPEPILAVVHKMNNLLNELEQLLNEK; encoded by the coding sequence ATGGGAACAATTACTTTTTTATGGAGCCAGTCTGCCAAAGCTCAAAAGGAAACTTTAGAGCTGCCTACTCGTGATAAAATTGAAGCAAAATACAAGTGGAACCTTGCTGATATCTACGCTGATGATAATCAATGGGAAAAGGATTTTAAATGGCTCGAAAATGCAATTACAGAATACAAAAAATATGAGGGTAAACTTAGCCAGTCTGCAAAAATGCTTAAAGAATGCTTAGAGCTGGATGAAAAAGTAGGCACTAAACTCAGTCAAGCTTATAATTACGCTTCTATGTCTAAAGACCTTGATCTTACTAATGCTACTTATCAAGATATGTATGATAAAATTTCGACATTAGCTTCTAAGCTTTCTGCTGCAAGTGCTTTCATAAAACCCGAGATTTTAAGCATACCCGAAGAAAAATTATGGGAATATGTAAACAATGATTCTTACCTAAAGATATATAAACATTATTTTGAAAATATACTAAGAATGAAACCCCACACACTTAGTAAAAATGAAGAAGAACTGCTTGCTTTAGCCTCCCCGTTAGAAGAAGTGCCTTATAATGCTTTCGGATATTTTTCAAACGCTGACATTCAGTTTCCTATTGTAAAAGACCCAGAAGGAAACGATGTTCAAATATCTCATGGTAGATATTACGCAGCTTTGGAATCTACTAACCGCGATTACAGAGAAAGAGTATACAAAGGTTATTACAAACCATTCATCGAATATAAAAACACACTAAGTGCACTTTTTACAGGCAATATTAAGGGATTAATTTTTAACGCTAAGGCAAGAAAATACAATTCTACAAGAGAAGCTTCTTTAACTCCAAACAACATTCCATTAAGTGTTTATGATAACCTGATAACAACCGTCAACCAGAATTTAGAACCAATGCACAGATGGGCAATACTTAAAAAAAGAGTTCTAAAATTAGATGAGCTTCACCCCTACGATTCTTATGTAACACTTTTCCCTTCCGTTCAAAAAAAATATTCCTTTGATGAAGCAAAGAATATTGTTATTGAAGCATTGAAACCACTTGGCGAAGATTATATCAAAAACTTAAAGACAGCATTCGATAATAGATGGATAGATGTATACGAAACCAAGGGTAAAAGAAGCGGTGCATATTCTTCGGGAACAATTATTGGTGTTCATCCATATGTGCTTTTGAACTGGAACAATACTCTTGATGATGTTTTTACATTAGCTCACGAGATGGGACATAATATGCACTCCTACTACACCGAAAAAAATCAACCATATCCTTATGCTGATTATTCAATCTTTATTGCTGAAGTTGCCTCAACTTTGAACGAAGCTCTTCTTTTAGATTATTTAATTGAACATGCAAAGTCAAAAGAAGAAAAAATGGCTTTAATTGAAAAAAACCTTAACAGTATAACCACTACTTTTTATCGTCAAACTAATTTTGCTGAAATGGAAAAAACAGCTAACGAAATGATGGAAAAAGGTGAATCACTTACACCTGATAAGTTATGTAAGTTAAATGGTGAACTTTATCAAAAGTATTGGGGACTTGCAATGACAGTAGATGAAGAAGAATCTTATTCTTGGGCAAGAATTCCACATTACTACTACAATTTTTATGTATATCAGTACGCTACAAGTTATGCTGCTTCACAAGCTCTAATTGAAAAAATCAAAATTGAGGGAAAACCAGCAATTGAAAAATATTTATCATTTCTTAAAGCTGGAAATTCGAAATACCCAATTGATGTATTGAACGACGCAGGAGTAGATATGCGAACTCCCGAGCCCATTTTAGCAGTTGTTCATAAAATGAATAACTTACTTAACGAACTGGAACAGTTGCTAAACGAAAAGTAA
- a CDS encoding phospholipase D-like domain-containing protein has product MKMKFIKKFLLTSAIFLYASVWCNTFAKAFENLTICKSEKETTSYIELNRNKTYVPFSRYTNNSTLIKETANYTKIINSNDEPIKVSVFPAILEFNMPAKLTFIVKSTADTIRALKLIKPELFKWNSSLITTENKSAFVSSYKDTTFFMNFTLTANDSIIINIPNVTAVDSTDEFTVPFLSSTDGITFTPAKINPKILVCGSPKKISEIKIKNENGAHLYLGKWVVTEGVVTVANEFGGPSYLQDDNSGLAVYDSSITNNVKRGDKIIVVGKVSPFYNLFELNPATILKISERNIVYDTLTLSISQIKSQRQSTIEPYEARIVRINGIEKVMTTNNTSATIWSAAGSGTNYNLLSGNDTIEARINSKTNIVNRHIPFGKFDIIGVLSQFKDSYQLIPRSYEDIIESETAPKIISTIPYESNITASSITFCYKTDIPGTTIIKYGKTNKYETIISDTNKVTQHSLSINGLEPSTIYHVQLCSSINSDTTCTPDYITETSSLTSSGTINVYFNYNVDKSVSTGEDAQQVNIAEQFLRRINSTQHSIDIALYSLSGNVGSSIVNALKGAKNRGVKIRVIGEYDNRNTSSWNSLINSGIPVIFDNFDQTNNGAGLMHNKFAVFDNRDSLDTNDWVWTGSWNATDSGNNNDAQNVIEIQDESLANAYRLEFEEMWGSSTDIPNSANSRFGIRKTNNTPHVFNIAGARIELYFDPSDHTTSHIANAMNLSASSINIAMLTFTRSDLAQILVNKKNAGKKVHIVLDNNTDTGNQFYYLKNNGVDILLKGNAISGFLHHKYAIIDADISSADQIVVTGSHNWSNAAENSNNENTLIIHSKRIANLYFQEFKARYLEAGGTDIITDIKKNNDEIPSNFSLLQNYPNPFNPITIITYQLPVSSHVALKIYDLLGRDIATLVNEEKAPGVYKVKFDGSNLASGIYFYRIVIGSFTDTKKFVLLK; this is encoded by the coding sequence ATGAAAATGAAATTCATTAAAAAATTTTTACTTACTTCGGCGATATTTTTATATGCTTCAGTTTGGTGTAACACTTTTGCCAAAGCGTTTGAAAATCTAACAATTTGTAAATCTGAAAAAGAAACGACATCTTACATTGAACTTAACAGAAACAAAACTTATGTACCATTCAGCCGCTATACTAATAACTCAACTTTAATAAAAGAGACAGCTAATTATACAAAAATCATTAACTCTAATGATGAACCAATCAAAGTTTCTGTTTTCCCTGCTATTTTAGAATTCAATATGCCAGCCAAACTAACTTTTATCGTTAAATCAACTGCCGATACAATACGCGCTTTAAAATTAATAAAACCCGAATTGTTCAAATGGAACAGCTCCTTAATTACAACAGAAAACAAATCAGCATTTGTTAGTAGTTATAAAGACACTACTTTCTTTATGAACTTCACATTAACTGCAAATGACAGTATAATAATAAATATTCCAAATGTTACGGCTGTTGATTCTACAGATGAATTCACTGTTCCATTTCTATCAAGCACCGATGGTATAACATTTACACCGGCAAAAATTAATCCTAAAATTTTAGTCTGCGGTTCACCAAAGAAAATTTCCGAAATTAAAATTAAAAATGAAAACGGAGCTCACCTTTACTTGGGCAAATGGGTAGTAACGGAAGGTGTTGTAACTGTTGCAAATGAATTTGGCGGTCCTTCTTATTTGCAAGATGACAATTCCGGGTTAGCTGTATATGATTCTTCAATTACAAATAATGTTAAGAGAGGCGACAAAATAATTGTGGTAGGAAAAGTATCTCCGTTTTATAACCTTTTTGAACTTAATCCAGCAACAATCCTAAAAATTTCTGAAAGAAATATAGTTTACGATACTCTAACTCTTTCAATATCACAAATTAAATCTCAGAGACAAAGCACTATAGAACCTTATGAAGCAAGAATTGTCCGCATCAACGGTATTGAAAAAGTCATGACTACAAACAATACTTCAGCAACGATTTGGAGTGCAGCTGGAAGCGGTACAAATTATAATCTTTTATCAGGCAACGATACAATTGAGGCAAGAATAAATTCTAAAACAAATATAGTTAATCGACATATTCCTTTTGGTAAATTTGATATAATAGGTGTACTCTCACAATTCAAAGATTCTTATCAACTAATACCTCGTTCTTATGAAGACATAATCGAAAGTGAAACTGCTCCAAAAATAATTTCTACAATTCCTTATGAGTCAAACATTACAGCAAGCAGTATAACTTTCTGTTATAAAACTGACATTCCCGGCACCACTATAATTAAATATGGAAAAACTAATAAGTACGAAACTATAATTTCTGATACAAATAAAGTTACACAACATAGTCTAAGCATAAATGGACTTGAACCTTCCACAATTTATCACGTTCAACTTTGCTCTTCAATTAACAGTGATACTACATGTACGCCGGATTATATTACAGAAACCTCATCACTTACATCAAGTGGTACCATCAACGTATATTTCAATTACAATGTTGATAAATCAGTCTCCACAGGTGAGGATGCTCAACAAGTTAATATTGCAGAACAATTTTTAAGAAGAATAAATTCAACTCAACATTCAATTGATATTGCCTTGTACAGTTTAAGCGGAAATGTTGGTTCGTCTATCGTAAATGCTCTTAAAGGAGCAAAAAATAGAGGGGTTAAAATCCGAGTTATTGGGGAATACGATAATAGAAATACATCCTCTTGGAATTCATTAATTAACTCAGGCATTCCAGTTATATTTGATAATTTTGACCAAACAAATAATGGTGCTGGACTTATGCACAATAAATTTGCTGTATTTGACAACAGAGATTCACTCGATACAAATGATTGGGTTTGGACAGGCTCATGGAATGCTACTGATTCCGGCAATAATAATGATGCTCAAAACGTAATTGAAATTCAGGATGAATCGCTTGCAAATGCTTATAGATTAGAATTTGAGGAAATGTGGGGAAGCAGCACAGATATACCTAATTCTGCGAATTCACGCTTTGGAATTAGGAAGACAAATAATACTCCACATGTCTTTAATATTGCCGGTGCACGCATAGAGCTTTACTTCGACCCTTCAGACCACACAACATCCCACATTGCAAATGCAATGAACCTTTCTGCTTCATCTATCAATATTGCTATGCTTACTTTTACAAGAAGCGACTTAGCGCAAATTTTAGTAAACAAAAAAAATGCTGGTAAAAAAGTACATATAGTTCTTGATAATAATACTGACACAGGAAATCAATTCTATTATTTAAAAAATAACGGAGTAGATATTTTATTAAAGGGTAATGCAATTAGTGGCTTTCTCCATCATAAATATGCCATTATCGATGCAGATATTAGTTCGGCAGATCAAATTGTAGTAACAGGCTCTCACAACTGGTCTAATGCTGCAGAAAATTCAAATAATGAAAATACACTAATTATCCACAGCAAAAGAATCGCCAATCTTTACTTTCAAGAATTTAAGGCAAGATACTTAGAAGCAGGTGGTACCGATATTATTACTGACATTAAGAAAAACAACGATGAAATTCCCTCCAATTTTAGTCTTTTACAAAATTATCCTAACCCGTTCAATCCTATTACTATAATTACTTATCAGCTGCCGGTGAGCAGCCATGTTGCATTAAAAATTTACGATTTGCTTGGAAGAGACATAGCCACACTTGTGAACGAAGAAAAAGCCCCAGGAGTTTATAAAGTGAAATTTGACGGAAGTAATTTAGCCAGTGGAATATATTTCTATAGAATTGTAATTGGAAGTTTTACTGACACAAAAAAATTTGTTTTACTGAAATAA